The following are encoded in a window of Ignicoccus islandicus DSM 13165 genomic DNA:
- a CDS encoding 30S ribosomal protein S17e, which produces MGKIRINVVKRTARKLLNMYPDLFIRDFEHNKKVVNELIEVRSKKLRNQIAGYITHLKKVEERRQKIELEER; this is translated from the coding sequence ATGGGAAAGATCCGGATCAATGTAGTGAAGAGGACGGCACGAAAACTTTTGAACATGTATCCTGATCTATTTATAAGAGATTTCGAACACAATAAAAAGGTGGTCAACGAGCTAATAGAGGTTCGTTCGAAGAAACTAAGAAACCAAATAGCTGGATACATAACCCATTTGAAGAAAGTTGAAGAAAGGAGGCAAAAGATCGAACTAGAGGAGAGGTGA
- a CDS encoding PUA domain-containing protein, which translates to MRRRFTIAERFKYGELIKEDLSSQGNLNEILESLLSPGKHLCVRVNRLKAKPEDVMYEMELKGFKPYQPYKELEELVCVKVEGPFEIPILDSYIIADKRAAESVYIGANLYAPGIISMKNVKEGKEVTILSERTMDPVGIGFAKISEKAPRGLAVEVTMSVYKAPKFRELEAFKKGGIYPQSAPAVAAVKALQPRGLIVDLNAAPGGKSFHAYELSKGKVISVDISRKRLSKMIEEMKRLGHNIEIIREDGRYFDLKHPELLGKVDRVIVDPPCTSIGVVPKLWDEKSDEDLINAYNYQVQFVKVAYRLLKKGGLMLYSTCTITRKENEEVIEFAKRLGFEVLEIETPWGKTPIKVFPHMHKEPGFFISILRKKV; encoded by the coding sequence TTGAGACGGCGCTTTACTATTGCAGAAAGGTTTAAATATGGTGAATTAATAAAAGAGGACCTCAGTTCCCAAGGAAACTTAAATGAAATATTGGAATCCCTCTTGAGTCCAGGGAAACACCTCTGCGTAAGGGTTAACCGACTCAAAGCGAAACCAGAGGACGTCATGTACGAGATGGAATTAAAGGGTTTCAAGCCATACCAACCGTACAAGGAACTTGAAGAATTAGTCTGCGTTAAAGTTGAAGGCCCTTTCGAAATACCTATCTTAGATTCTTATATTATAGCAGATAAGCGCGCAGCGGAAAGCGTATACATTGGAGCTAATTTATACGCGCCTGGCATCATCTCTATGAAAAATGTAAAGGAAGGAAAAGAAGTAACAATTCTTTCAGAGAGAACGATGGATCCGGTAGGCATTGGCTTTGCGAAGATTTCCGAGAAAGCTCCTAGAGGCTTAGCAGTGGAAGTTACAATGAGCGTCTATAAAGCTCCTAAGTTTAGGGAACTAGAAGCGTTTAAGAAAGGCGGAATTTACCCGCAAAGCGCACCGGCCGTTGCAGCCGTTAAGGCTCTCCAGCCACGAGGTCTAATTGTTGATCTCAATGCCGCGCCAGGCGGTAAGAGTTTTCACGCATACGAACTTTCAAAAGGGAAAGTGATATCTGTCGATATATCCCGAAAGCGATTAAGTAAAATGATTGAGGAAATGAAGCGATTAGGTCATAATATAGAAATAATAAGAGAAGACGGACGATATTTCGATCTCAAGCACCCGGAGCTCTTGGGTAAGGTAGACAGAGTAATAGTGGATCCACCTTGTACCAGCATCGGAGTCGTTCCTAAGTTGTGGGATGAGAAGAGCGACGAAGACTTAATAAACGCCTATAACTATCAAGTTCAGTTCGTTAAGGTTGCTTACAGACTACTTAAGAAGGGAGGTCTAATGTTGTATTCAACGTGCACAATCACTAGAAAAGAGAACGAAGAAGTTATAGAGTTTGCCAAACGGTTGGGCTTTGAAGTGTTAGAAATCGAAACCCCTTGGGGCAAAACGCCTATTAAAGTGTTTCCTCATATGCACAAAGAACCTGGATTCTTTATTTCAATATTAAGGAAAAAGGTTTAG
- a CDS encoding 30S ribosomal protein S24e: MQEIVSENFTIHVVEDRYNPLIERRELSIVIHHVGKSTPKRCEVKEAIAKSLGIDPNLVIVRKLVTEYGIGRTRGKVHIYNNQKRLEEIEPQKAIKQNQCG, translated from the coding sequence ATGCAAGAAATAGTATCTGAGAACTTCACAATTCACGTCGTTGAAGACAGATACAATCCATTGATAGAAAGACGAGAACTCTCTATAGTTATCCACCACGTAGGTAAGTCCACTCCAAAGCGATGCGAAGTCAAGGAAGCGATCGCCAAATCGTTAGGCATTGATCCAAATCTAGTGATAGTTAGGAAGCTCGTAACGGAATATGGAATAGGAAGAACCAGAGGAAAGGTTCACATTTACAACAACCAAAAGAGATTAGAAGAAATTGAGCCTCAAAAGGCGATAAAACAGAACCAATGTGGGTGA
- a CDS encoding 30S ribosomal protein S27ae, which yields MPKHAQVKPHKLYEIDPETGTIKPKNKKCPRCGSWMAHHLKPVERWHCGKCGYTIFV from the coding sequence ATGCCGAAACACGCGCAAGTTAAGCCTCATAAGCTCTATGAAATAGATCCAGAGACTGGGACCATAAAACCGAAGAACAAGAAATGTCCTAGATGCGGTAGTTGGATGGCCCATCATCTGAAACCTGTTGAAAGGTGGCATTGCGGTAAGTGTGGATACACTATTTTCGTTTAA
- the hisI gene encoding phosphoribosyl-AMP cyclohydrolase gives MKLSKEKAEEIASTLNYRWPDETVVAVAQEYLSGKVLMVASMNKEAVIRTLTTGVVHYWSKSRKELWIKGATSGHIQVLEKFYIDCDRDSVLLIVRQASLKACHEGYHSCFHYEVKEDGIQVNDQIHYKE, from the coding sequence ATGAAATTAAGCAAAGAGAAGGCGGAAGAAATTGCTTCCACGCTAAACTATCGGTGGCCTGACGAAACCGTAGTAGCAGTTGCACAGGAATACCTAAGCGGCAAGGTTCTCATGGTTGCTTCAATGAATAAGGAAGCAGTTATAAGAACTTTAACCACTGGGGTAGTTCACTACTGGAGTAAAAGTAGGAAAGAGCTGTGGATAAAGGGAGCGACGAGCGGTCATATTCAAGTGTTAGAGAAGTTCTATATTGATTGTGATAGGGATTCGGTTCTACTGATTGTACGCCAAGCATCTCTAAAGGCTTGCCACGAAGGGTATCACTCATGTTTCCATTATGAAGTAAAAGAAGATGGAATCCAAGTTAACGATCAAATTCATTATAAAGAGTAA
- the leuS gene encoding leucine--tRNA ligase, with amino-acid sequence MSKGFIDYLNEIAKKWRSEWEKAKLHEADVSDKPKFFITAAFPYPNSPMHLGHSRTYSITDAYARYMRMKGYNVLFPMGFHYTGTPVIAMSEKVKIANEVLSKVEGKVDLSEFLRTIWNKARTYLERGECSFNSCFHRALNEELKRLGLGEVGSNEADAVLQTALFVIVFDLPLNDVKKLVDPLTMADYFSSITEESMKEMGYMIDWRRKFRTIDDDFKSFIVWQFYKLKELGYIEKGTHPVAWDPIYNTPVSQHDTLGDVEPEIEDYDVILFKLKDSDLYLPAATLRAETVFGVTNMWVHPEVEYKIVEVEGKKWVLSPKAAYKIGFQKKGVREIGSVKGTDLLKKFAINPATGDEVPVLPATFVDPNIATGVVMSVPAHAPFDYIALKDLEGNEEYADIVKNISLIRVIEVPGEDELPVLRVIRELNISSQLEKDKLTEATSRVYLIEFRKGKMDPSVFERIKDEKLAAALRVLLAGKSVPEARELTAEWLKAMGYGDVFYEIKNGPVYSRFGNEVVVKVLEDQWFINYGDEQWKRLARTALSQMKIIPEKFRRDFEETIEWLQRRACARTRGLGTPLPWDEKWVIESLSDSTIYMAFYTVVHILRESGVSADKLKPEVWEYILLGKGEVKELSEKYGLDPNVLVKARESFSYWYPLDSRHSGKDLIKNHLTFFIFNHAAIFPEDLWPRQIVVNGFVTLEGKKMSKSLGNIIPLYKATKKYSPDVVRLALLYSAELEGDADFSEEVVGRVLSNLSSIKEIAELVATFGEVPKPEELKSLDAWMMSYFVHKLDEITRWMDELRLRSAANAIYFEILNEIKRYVNEVKSTIGDLTDASKWVLKYIVERWIRTMVPFTPYFAEELWHLLGNSTFVLNEGWPRVERDYMDKSIIAKKEFVDMLADDITEIIKVAKITNVSKIKLQFADEESYNMLRLALKILKEGKGMREFMAEGTKIFGKSKAKDLRKIFEIAQSLPESLRSAILEGKFDEKKSVEEFKGYLERRVGAPIEITEEGGKKKPLPTKPAVYVE; translated from the coding sequence ATGAGCAAAGGCTTCATCGATTACCTCAACGAAATAGCAAAGAAGTGGAGAAGTGAATGGGAAAAAGCGAAGCTTCACGAAGCAGACGTAAGCGATAAACCCAAGTTCTTCATAACCGCCGCGTTCCCCTATCCGAACAGCCCCATGCACCTAGGCCATTCCAGAACTTATAGTATAACAGACGCTTACGCGAGATATATGCGAATGAAAGGTTACAACGTATTGTTTCCTATGGGGTTTCACTATACTGGAACACCAGTAATAGCTATGTCTGAAAAAGTTAAGATAGCTAATGAAGTCCTGTCTAAGGTAGAAGGTAAGGTCGACCTAAGCGAGTTCCTACGTACCATATGGAATAAAGCCAGAACTTACCTCGAGAGAGGAGAGTGTTCCTTTAATTCATGCTTTCATAGGGCCCTAAATGAAGAATTGAAGAGGCTCGGTCTAGGTGAGGTGGGAAGTAACGAAGCCGATGCTGTTCTTCAAACAGCGCTCTTCGTAATAGTCTTCGATTTACCTCTAAATGATGTAAAGAAACTAGTAGATCCGCTTACGATGGCGGATTACTTCTCTTCTATTACTGAAGAAAGCATGAAAGAAATGGGCTACATGATAGATTGGCGCCGAAAATTTAGAACTATAGACGACGATTTCAAGAGCTTCATAGTATGGCAATTCTATAAGCTCAAGGAATTGGGGTACATAGAAAAAGGTACTCATCCAGTCGCTTGGGATCCCATATATAATACTCCAGTGAGTCAGCATGACACGTTAGGCGACGTTGAACCCGAAATAGAGGACTATGACGTCATACTCTTCAAATTAAAAGACTCGGACCTATACCTTCCCGCTGCCACTTTGAGAGCTGAGACAGTCTTCGGCGTAACTAACATGTGGGTTCATCCAGAAGTCGAGTACAAAATCGTTGAAGTGGAAGGGAAGAAATGGGTCCTCAGTCCCAAAGCTGCCTATAAGATAGGTTTCCAAAAGAAGGGAGTTAGAGAGATCGGCTCTGTAAAAGGAACTGATTTGTTAAAGAAATTCGCGATCAATCCAGCCACTGGAGATGAGGTACCGGTCTTACCAGCCACCTTTGTTGATCCGAACATAGCTACTGGCGTAGTTATGAGCGTACCTGCCCATGCGCCTTTCGATTACATAGCCTTGAAGGATTTAGAGGGAAATGAGGAATACGCAGACATAGTCAAGAACATTTCGTTGATACGCGTTATAGAAGTTCCCGGAGAAGACGAATTACCGGTCTTAAGGGTTATAAGAGAACTAAACATATCATCGCAACTAGAGAAGGACAAATTAACTGAAGCGACCTCAAGGGTATACTTGATTGAGTTCAGAAAGGGAAAAATGGACCCCAGCGTTTTCGAAAGGATTAAGGATGAGAAACTCGCAGCAGCCTTAAGAGTCTTGTTGGCAGGAAAGAGCGTTCCCGAAGCTAGAGAACTTACGGCTGAATGGTTAAAGGCAATGGGCTATGGCGACGTATTTTACGAAATAAAGAACGGACCAGTTTATTCGAGGTTTGGTAACGAGGTAGTTGTGAAAGTTCTAGAAGATCAGTGGTTCATCAATTATGGCGACGAACAATGGAAGCGTCTAGCTAGAACGGCCTTATCCCAAATGAAAATAATCCCAGAAAAGTTTAGGAGGGACTTCGAGGAAACAATTGAGTGGCTTCAAAGAAGAGCGTGCGCGAGGACCAGGGGACTTGGAACGCCCCTACCTTGGGATGAGAAGTGGGTGATAGAAAGCTTAAGCGATTCAACTATCTATATGGCCTTCTATACTGTAGTTCACATTCTAAGAGAAAGTGGTGTAAGCGCAGATAAGTTGAAACCTGAGGTATGGGAGTACATTTTGCTAGGAAAGGGCGAAGTAAAGGAGTTAAGTGAGAAATATGGTCTGGATCCGAACGTACTAGTGAAGGCAAGGGAGAGTTTCTCTTACTGGTACCCCTTGGATTCTAGGCATTCAGGCAAGGACCTAATTAAGAATCATTTAACGTTCTTCATATTCAACCATGCAGCTATATTCCCAGAAGATCTCTGGCCCAGGCAAATAGTTGTGAACGGTTTCGTGACGCTTGAAGGAAAGAAAATGAGTAAGAGCTTAGGCAATATAATTCCTCTATACAAAGCAACGAAAAAGTATTCTCCCGATGTAGTTAGATTGGCGTTACTATATAGCGCTGAATTGGAAGGCGATGCCGACTTTAGCGAAGAGGTAGTTGGCAGGGTCTTAAGTAATCTCAGTAGCATTAAGGAGATAGCAGAACTGGTAGCAACTTTCGGAGAAGTTCCGAAACCCGAGGAGCTGAAATCGCTAGATGCATGGATGATGAGCTACTTCGTTCATAAGTTGGATGAAATAACTCGCTGGATGGATGAGTTACGTCTAAGAAGCGCTGCTAACGCGATATACTTCGAAATATTGAACGAAATAAAGCGATATGTAAACGAGGTGAAATCCACTATAGGCGATTTAACTGATGCGAGCAAATGGGTATTGAAATACATTGTTGAGAGATGGATTAGAACAATGGTACCTTTCACGCCATATTTCGCAGAAGAGTTGTGGCATCTCTTAGGCAATTCAACGTTCGTCCTAAACGAAGGATGGCCTAGAGTAGAAAGAGATTACATGGATAAATCAATTATAGCTAAGAAGGAGTTCGTCGACATGTTAGCAGACGATATAACGGAGATAATTAAAGTAGCTAAGATTACTAACGTAAGCAAGATCAAGCTACAATTCGCTGATGAGGAAAGCTATAACATGTTGAGATTGGCGCTGAAGATCTTGAAGGAAGGAAAAGGTATGAGGGAGTTCATGGCTGAAGGAACTAAAATATTCGGGAAGTCTAAGGCGAAGGATCTCAGGA
- a CDS encoding geranylgeranylglyceryl/heptaprenylglyceryl phosphate synthase, with amino-acid sequence MTAVDKVLLDNRGKNVFILLDPDKVLKEKDTYAKNLQRACSGIASVLVGGSTGFSQCEVNETIDLVRSVCNKPVIIFPGSPAHVTPKADAILFMSLLNSRKTKFIIEDQLEGSLLVWKYGLEALPTAYLIVGEGGTAGWIGDANPIPFEKPEILLMYVLAAKYLGFKYVYIEAGSGAKRHVPPEMVKAVKNVVGNDVFLIVGGGIRTIETAKSLLNAGADGIVLGTLFERDPDRAIEIINSITREKSMR; translated from the coding sequence GTGACGGCGGTCGATAAGGTACTGCTGGATAATAGGGGTAAGAACGTATTCATCTTGTTAGATCCGGATAAAGTCCTTAAAGAAAAGGATACGTATGCAAAGAACCTTCAACGGGCTTGCAGCGGAATCGCGTCGGTCTTGGTTGGAGGAAGTACAGGTTTTTCCCAATGCGAGGTAAACGAGACCATAGACCTCGTGAGGTCCGTTTGCAATAAACCAGTGATAATATTTCCCGGATCTCCAGCGCACGTTACGCCTAAGGCCGACGCTATATTATTCATGAGCCTACTTAATTCCAGGAAAACGAAGTTCATAATAGAGGATCAATTGGAAGGTTCTTTACTAGTATGGAAATATGGCTTAGAAGCGCTTCCTACAGCTTATCTGATTGTGGGTGAAGGCGGTACTGCTGGATGGATAGGTGATGCTAATCCAATACCGTTCGAGAAACCGGAAATACTATTAATGTACGTATTAGCTGCGAAGTACCTAGGCTTTAAGTACGTATACATAGAGGCCGGAAGCGGGGCGAAGAGACACGTTCCCCCTGAAATGGTCAAAGCAGTTAAGAATGTGGTCGGAAACGACGTCTTCTTGATAGTTGGCGGCGGGATAAGAACCATTGAGACAGCTAAATCCTTACTGAACGCCGGAGCTGACGGAATAGTCTTAGGTACGCTTTTTGAAAGAGATCCCGATAGGGCGATTGAAATAATTAATTCTATTACTCGGGAAAAATCTATGAGATGA
- a CDS encoding WD40 repeat domain-containing protein, which translates to MEEGRINLNLAWTFPLERGTISLKANDENTVAISVSMPPTNLPSDISQTRGYAYLVRRIDGKIVSWRYEALMGFNCTAFDPMGDRVIYGNDDGNLYVFDYEGNLIDQRNFGSPIHACVFSADGKRLAISLEGEGGDKVSVLDSSLEYLWEFLANDNVWSMAWKDDVLAVASHDGNVYLVKKPTIIWKEEVAEAVNRVSWCGNKLAVSTFKPGSIIVYDTTDIEKPVRVMEYYSGLENVWGLDFDTDCKLIAFGDLITKRFGIIDLEGNLIVNKHLNDGIQSLSWEESNIFLAHNSLWVLSVEKCTPLSKAGVLIDHVVTISFKLEESDVAEISSVLHHLLGSPRYVYVNDKLLKVSVVKGDHLYIKSPFEGEVEVKRVREV; encoded by the coding sequence ATGGAAGAGGGGAGAATAAACTTAAACTTAGCGTGGACCTTCCCCCTCGAGAGAGGGACCATATCTCTTAAAGCAAATGATGAGAATACAGTTGCTATATCCGTTTCAATGCCTCCCACTAACTTACCTTCTGACATTTCGCAAACTAGGGGTTACGCTTATCTTGTAAGAAGGATAGATGGTAAAATAGTTAGTTGGAGATACGAGGCTCTCATGGGGTTTAATTGTACAGCATTCGATCCGATGGGTGATAGGGTAATTTACGGTAATGACGATGGTAACCTTTACGTCTTTGATTACGAGGGTAATTTAATAGATCAAAGGAATTTCGGATCTCCTATTCATGCATGCGTCTTCTCTGCGGACGGTAAAAGGCTAGCAATATCTCTAGAAGGCGAAGGAGGAGATAAGGTAAGCGTTTTGGATTCAAGTTTGGAGTACCTATGGGAGTTTCTCGCTAACGATAACGTATGGAGCATGGCTTGGAAAGACGACGTCCTAGCTGTTGCTAGCCACGATGGAAACGTATACTTGGTCAAGAAACCAACGATTATTTGGAAGGAGGAGGTAGCTGAAGCTGTTAATAGAGTGAGTTGGTGCGGTAACAAGCTGGCTGTAAGCACTTTCAAGCCCGGATCCATTATAGTTTACGACACAACAGATATAGAGAAACCGGTGAGGGTTATGGAATACTATTCGGGTCTCGAAAACGTTTGGGGCCTCGATTTCGATACGGACTGCAAATTGATTGCGTTCGGTGATCTCATTACTAAGAGATTTGGAATCATTGACTTAGAAGGGAACTTGATCGTTAATAAGCACTTAAATGATGGAATTCAATCCTTGTCATGGGAAGAATCCAACATATTCTTGGCTCATAACTCTCTATGGGTTCTGAGTGTTGAGAAGTGTACTCCCCTTTCCAAGGCGGGGGTCCTAATAGATCACGTAGTTACAATATCGTTTAAACTAGAAGAGAGTGATGTTGCGGAGATATCCAGCGTTCTCCATCACCTCCTAGGAAGTCCACGGTACGTATATGTTAATGATAAACTCTTGAAGGTAAGTGTTGTTAAGGGTGATCACCTTTACATAAAGTCTCCCTTCGAAGGGGAAGTTGAAGTTAAGAGGGTGAGAGAAGTTTGA
- a CDS encoding pyridoxal phosphate-dependent aminotransferase produces MECNKRKWLSLLKAYKLPEKPPRVKARLHLNENPYPPPREVVEAAYEAVKHGNLYPDPERYFLLRELAANFYSLPGPEWILPTLGSDTALKLFFEVCALGSNAVFPSPSFQAYPHLASTSNTTMVYSNLIEGEDDFELDLNDFLSKDAEAAVIDSPNNPTGSILINEDDLEKLSKKFKVVLIDEAYAEFKPKELTKLVTNHENILFTRTMSKVFGLAGFRVGFLIGNPEYIEEISKLLLPYDMPSPSVEAAISALRHSNYINDYLSYVEKEKERLYEVVRSLGWKPFKSYTNFVLVKTNVKDIVNKFKEKGVMVRGVPLGNEWFRVSIGKPEEMETFYEVAEEISSHLPS; encoded by the coding sequence ATGGAGTGTAACAAGAGGAAGTGGTTAAGCCTCTTAAAAGCGTACAAGTTACCGGAAAAGCCTCCTAGAGTCAAGGCCAGACTTCACTTAAATGAGAATCCATATCCCCCACCTAGAGAGGTGGTTGAGGCGGCTTACGAAGCCGTGAAACATGGAAACCTCTACCCCGATCCCGAACGATACTTCCTTCTAAGGGAATTAGCAGCAAATTTCTATTCCTTACCAGGACCTGAGTGGATCTTACCTACCTTAGGTAGCGATACTGCCCTTAAGTTATTCTTTGAAGTATGTGCTCTAGGTTCAAATGCAGTCTTCCCTTCCCCTAGCTTCCAAGCTTATCCTCACTTAGCCAGCACCTCCAACACTACCATGGTATATTCAAATTTAATCGAGGGTGAGGACGACTTTGAACTAGATCTAAATGACTTCTTAAGTAAGGATGCAGAGGCGGCAGTGATCGATAGCCCCAATAATCCAACCGGATCCATTTTAATAAATGAAGACGATTTAGAGAAGTTATCCAAAAAATTCAAGGTTGTTCTAATTGATGAGGCTTACGCTGAATTCAAACCCAAAGAGTTGACGAAATTAGTCACTAATCATGAGAATATTCTATTTACAAGAACAATGAGCAAAGTCTTTGGATTGGCCGGATTTCGCGTTGGTTTCCTAATAGGAAATCCTGAGTACATTGAGGAAATTTCAAAGTTATTGCTACCTTACGATATGCCTTCCCCCTCGGTAGAAGCGGCTATATCAGCGCTCCGTCATAGCAATTACATCAATGACTATCTGAGTTACGTCGAAAAGGAGAAGGAAAGGTTATATGAGGTAGTTAGATCTCTTGGATGGAAACCTTTCAAGAGCTATACCAATTTCGTCCTAGTCAAGACGAACGTAAAGGACATTGTAAACAAGTTTAAGGAAAAAGGTGTGATGGTTAGAGGTGTGCCACTGGGGAACGAGTGGTTTAGAGTTAGTATTGGGAAGCCGGAAGAAATGGAAACGTTCTACGAGGTCGCTGAGGAAATTTCTAGTCACCTTCCTTCCTGA
- the kae1 gene encoding KEOPS complex N(6)-L-threonylcarbamoyladenine synthase Kae1 produces MIVLGIESTAHTFGVGIATDRKPYILANVFHTYVPEKGGIHPREAARHHAEWAPKLLRQALDEARISIRDVDAIAYSAGPGLGPCLRTGAVVARALAAKYGMPLVPVNHSLAHIEIARLYTGFERPLSIYVSGGSTIIATPGHRRYSVYGETLDIGLGNLLDTFARETQLGPPFVKNGVHVVELCSEGAKEPYPLPYTVYGVDLSFSGLLTAALKAWQRGYRSEVCYGLWETAYDMVLEIAERALVHSKLEEVVLVGGVAGSKRLQEKTTLMVEEYGAQYKPIPYQYARDNGAMIAWTGLLLLKYGIRVKPLEALVYQRWRLDEVEVPWLD; encoded by the coding sequence TTGATAGTACTTGGAATTGAGAGTACAGCCCATACCTTCGGTGTAGGAATAGCCACTGATAGGAAACCTTATATATTAGCAAATGTTTTCCATACATATGTACCAGAGAAAGGTGGAATACATCCAAGAGAGGCTGCGCGCCATCACGCTGAATGGGCCCCGAAACTTCTAAGACAAGCTTTGGACGAAGCAAGGATTAGTATTAGAGACGTCGACGCAATCGCATATAGCGCAGGTCCGGGATTGGGACCATGCTTGAGAACAGGTGCGGTTGTAGCTAGAGCTCTAGCAGCGAAATACGGAATGCCTCTAGTACCAGTTAACCACAGCCTAGCTCACATAGAAATTGCGAGGTTATACACTGGCTTCGAGAGACCTTTGAGCATATACGTTTCGGGAGGAAGCACTATTATCGCCACTCCCGGACATCGAAGATACAGCGTCTATGGGGAGACCCTAGATATCGGTCTGGGAAACTTGCTAGATACGTTCGCGCGGGAAACCCAGTTAGGTCCACCATTCGTGAAGAACGGCGTTCACGTAGTCGAGCTATGTTCCGAAGGAGCGAAGGAACCGTATCCTCTACCTTACACGGTATATGGAGTAGACTTATCGTTTTCGGGTCTTTTGACAGCCGCATTGAAAGCTTGGCAAAGGGGTTACAGAAGCGAAGTTTGCTACGGGCTCTGGGAAACGGCATACGATATGGTTCTCGAAATTGCCGAAAGGGCATTGGTTCATAGCAAATTAGAAGAAGTAGTGTTAGTAGGAGGCGTAGCCGGTTCGAAAAGGTTACAAGAGAAAACTACGCTTATGGTCGAAGAATACGGTGCGCAATACAAACCTATTCCTTATCAATACGCTCGCGATAACGGGGCCATGATAGCGTGGACCGGTTTACTGCTTCTTAAATATGGTATCAGAGTTAAACCCCTCGAAGCGTTAGTTTATCAGAGATGGCGTTTAGACGAAGTGGAGGTTCCATGGTTAGATTAG
- a CDS encoding METTL5 family protein, with amino-acid sequence MITKKALELELEKVLDVKGSLGIKYEQYVTPSNIAADVLWRAFLNGDVSGKVVADLGCGTGKFSYGVELLGGRGICVEVDWSLLSKSPTKEKVRAYVPFVPLRSIDTVIMNPPFGTKKEKADRPFWMAALAISKSVYSLQPSSPSLFKVISNRASKAGFECEVLALYKFPLKMRYEFHRSRVRVIETALYYCRKV; translated from the coding sequence TTGATAACCAAGAAAGCATTGGAACTGGAACTTGAAAAAGTACTGGACGTAAAGGGGTCTTTAGGCATTAAGTACGAGCAATACGTGACCCCCTCGAACATTGCGGCTGACGTACTATGGAGAGCTTTTCTCAACGGCGACGTTAGCGGGAAGGTGGTAGCAGACCTAGGTTGTGGTACTGGAAAGTTCTCCTATGGCGTAGAGTTGCTAGGTGGGAGGGGAATCTGCGTAGAGGTAGACTGGAGCTTGCTTTCTAAGTCTCCCACAAAAGAAAAGGTTAGGGCATATGTGCCATTCGTTCCTTTGAGGAGCATAGATACGGTAATAATGAATCCTCCATTTGGTACCAAGAAGGAGAAGGCTGACAGACCGTTCTGGATGGCTGCACTAGCTATTTCCAAGTCCGTATATAGCTTGCAGCCGAGTTCCCCTAGTCTGTTTAAAGTTATTTCTAATAGGGCCTCGAAAGCTGGTTTCGAGTGCGAAGTCCTAGCTCTGTATAAGTTTCCTCTCAAAATGAGATACGAGTTTCACCGAAGTAGGGTGAGAGTAATTGAGACGGCGCTTTACTATTGCAGAAAGGTTTAA
- a CDS encoding cupin domain-containing protein, giving the protein MESAQLRTVSASDIKKARIVEKPWGREIWIADEEEYGGKILEIKKGYSTSVHYHRMKKETIYVDKGRLKIKSGNEEYVLEEGEAVTIRPFTVHQLIALEDVRLIEVSTQPLNERVRVEDPYAALRKEGD; this is encoded by the coding sequence ATGGAAAGCGCGCAATTGAGGACTGTCTCAGCTTCTGACATAAAGAAGGCAAGGATTGTTGAAAAGCCTTGGGGTAGGGAAATATGGATTGCAGACGAGGAAGAGTACGGTGGAAAAATTCTAGAAATAAAGAAGGGTTATTCAACGAGCGTGCATTATCATAGGATGAAAAAAGAAACCATTTACGTCGATAAAGGAAGGTTGAAGATAAAGAGCGGAAATGAGGAATACGTCTTAGAAGAAGGAGAGGCCGTAACGATAAGGCCCTTCACAGTCCATCAATTGATTGCATTAGAAGACGTGAGACTCATAGAAGTTTCGACGCAGCCATTGAATGAGAGAGTGAGGGTAGAGGACCCTTACGCTGCCCTCAGGAAGGAAGGTGACTAG